TGCTAGAAAAGCTGCCGCTGTCGCAAGAGATTAAAGACACCTTATTAACTCAGAAAGGCGTAATGGCAGCGCTGATTAAGCTACTAGAGCTGATTGAGCGCGCCGAGTGGGACAAAACCAGCTTAGTCATGGACAAGTTGCAATTAGATAAAGAGCAAACGGTTGAGTTTTATAACCAAGCTCTTGCTTGGGCAGATGAGCAAGCGCAACAGGTGAGCTAAATCAGAATGAAGCTCGCAGTATTTGCAGCTGTAGAGAATCAAATAGTTTGAATCAGAAACGAACTAAAAGAGCGCCGATGGCGCTCTTTTTATTTAGCTTAAAGTTTAAGTTTGCTGAATAGCTATATCTTTAGCGGTATGGCTATAGCTTTGTGACTACTCATAACCGTTAGGGTTATTTGATTGCCAGCGCCAGGTATCTGTAATCATGGCATTAAGGTTCAGTTGAGTTTGCCAACCAAGCAGTTCTTGCGCCTTAGTCGCGTCGGCAAAAACGGTAGCAATATCGCCAGCCCTGCGCGGCACAATTTGATACGGTATATCTTTACCGCTAATAGCTTTAAAAGTTTCAACGATTTCTAATACCGATGTACCATTGCCAGTACCCAAGTTAATTGCATGACAACCTGATAGCTCACTAAGTTTATTTAGCGCTTTTACATGACCTTGAGCTAAATCAACCACATGGATGTAATCGCGCACTCCTGTGCCATCTGGCGTATCGTAGTCATCACCAAATACACTTAATTGCCCTAAGTGCCCAACCGCAACTTGAGCTACATAAGGTAATAAATTATTTGGGATGCCCTTAGGGTTTTCGCCAATTAAACCTGACTTATGGGCACCAATTGGATTAAAGTAGCGCAAGTTAACAATTGACCACTCTGGGTCACTTTTCGCTAAGTCCTTTAAAATCAGTTCTATCATCAGCTTAGTTTGACCATATGGGTTGGTTGCTGATGTTGG
This Thalassotalea euphylliae DNA region includes the following protein-coding sequences:
- the galE gene encoding UDP-glucose 4-epimerase GalE — translated: MSLLLTGGMGYIGSHTVVELLQLNQEVVIFDNLANASEAVLARIEKITGQQPKFFKGDICNREDLEQVFTEYDIDAVIHFAGLKAVGESTQIPLSYYHNNVTGSVNLFDVMAKHNCKRLVFSSSATVYGEHNQSPLIETMPTSATNPYGQTKLMIELILKDLAKSDPEWSIVNLRYFNPIGAHKSGLIGENPKGIPNNLLPYVAQVAVGHLGQLSVFGDDYDTPDGTGVRDYIHVVDLAQGHVKALNKLSELSGCHAINLGTGNGTSVLEIVETFKAISGKDIPYQIVPRRAGDIATVFADATKAQELLGWQTQLNLNAMITDTWRWQSNNPNGYE